The Corynebacterium vitaeruminis DSM 20294 genome window below encodes:
- a CDS encoding bifunctional methylenetetrahydrofolate dehydrogenase/methenyltetrahydrofolate cyclohydrolase, with the protein MTAIKLDGKLYRDEIFADLAKRVSTLKEKDIVPGLATVLVGDDPASHSYVKMKHKDCEQIGVRSIRKDLPADITQEELHKVIDELNADPECTGYIVQLPLPKHLDENAVLERIDPTKDADGLHPVNLGKLVLNEPAPLPCTPNGAIHLLRRFGVELAGKKVVVIGRGVTVGRPIGLMLTRRSENATVTLCHTGTVDLKAETLQADVIVAAAGKGHMLTADMVKPGAAVLDVGVSRVDGKLLGDVHPDVWDVAGYVSPNPGGVGPLTRAFLVRNVVERAEAQAK; encoded by the coding sequence ATGACTGCGATCAAACTGGACGGAAAGCTATACAGGGATGAGATCTTCGCCGATCTCGCAAAGCGCGTTTCGACGCTAAAGGAAAAAGACATCGTTCCCGGACTGGCCACCGTCTTGGTCGGCGACGATCCGGCGAGCCACTCGTACGTGAAGATGAAGCACAAGGACTGCGAGCAGATCGGCGTGCGCTCCATCCGCAAGGACCTTCCTGCCGACATCACGCAGGAAGAGCTGCACAAGGTCATCGACGAGCTCAACGCCGATCCAGAGTGCACCGGTTACATCGTTCAACTCCCACTTCCCAAGCACCTCGACGAGAACGCGGTGCTTGAGCGCATCGATCCCACCAAGGACGCCGATGGACTGCACCCGGTGAACCTCGGCAAGCTGGTTCTCAACGAGCCCGCGCCACTCCCGTGCACCCCAAACGGTGCGATCCACCTTCTCCGCCGTTTTGGTGTTGAACTGGCGGGGAAGAAGGTCGTCGTCATCGGTCGCGGCGTCACTGTTGGCCGTCCCATCGGCCTCATGCTCACCCGACGCTCCGAAAACGCCACCGTCACCCTCTGCCACACCGGCACCGTCGATCTCAAGGCAGAGACCCTCCAAGCAGACGTGATCGTCGCCGCTGCTGGTAAGGGCCACATGCTCACAGCAGACATGGTTAAGCCGGGTGCTGCCGTGCTCGATGTCGGCGTCTCCCGCGTAGACGGCAAGCTCCTTGGCGACGTCCACCCCGACGTGTGGGACGTGGCTGGCTACGTTTCCCCGAACCCAGGTGGCGTCGGCCCGCTGACCCGTGCCTTCCTCGTTCGCAACGTCGTCGAGCGCGCAGAGGCTCAGGCCAAGTAA
- a CDS encoding DUF3017 domain-containing protein, which yields MTPHVALENPHDRGLAPSRLSRKVQYLFLAGFLVALCLSTLFALTEHWRRASFVLGASLLWLSVVRLTCDSKVLGVLSVRSRRFDATFTGAVGAAIVFLATSVDPLGS from the coding sequence ATGACGCCCCACGTTGCCCTAGAAAACCCGCACGACCGCGGACTTGCGCCGTCGCGCCTGTCGAGGAAGGTCCAGTACCTCTTCCTCGCGGGCTTTCTCGTGGCGTTGTGTCTGTCCACTCTATTCGCGCTGACGGAGCACTGGCGTCGTGCCTCCTTTGTCCTCGGCGCGTCGCTTCTGTGGCTGTCCGTCGTGAGGCTGACCTGTGATTCGAAGGTCCTCGGCGTCCTTTCCGTGCGCTCGCGCAGGTTCGACGCCACCTTCACCGGCGCGGTGGGGGCCGCGATCGTCTTTCTTGCGACCTCCGTCGACCCGCTAGGCAGCTAG
- a CDS encoding HNH endonuclease signature motif containing protein, whose protein sequence is MNVAQDSFVHLDPTNPFSSSRMDENAAYVDLWMGYEPPPERPMREVVAQVAAWRGESTAEVKKHLRVGAMLRRMPKLAESAKRLRHLCARRLQAIERQVCAVTDPGALAELDQRITDYLEPAAPNEALVQAPTITKNVRAMVIEVDEAAATRPADLRQRTGSIRRGAEGFTRISFNLPDDEGLEVRKYFEKLIHRLRAKRRQAGEITLADALLDTVRENTQVTVLHNLIERDDVTHLNGAGPLTSEQAARWQYGATPRVLNLHASAPGYEIPEAIRTTVELLDGHCRFPGCDVEADLCEKDHCEEFSQGGETSVDNLFCLCKFHHTMKTERQVFYRDLGDRELEWHFRNGHTMVTRPHGPAASRRFSGRSLADAEAARVRRRRA, encoded by the coding sequence GTGAACGTCGCCCAAGACTCCTTCGTACACCTCGACCCCACCAATCCGTTTTCGTCGAGCAGGATGGACGAAAACGCCGCCTACGTCGACCTGTGGATGGGCTACGAGCCGCCGCCCGAGCGGCCGATGCGAGAGGTGGTCGCCCAGGTCGCGGCCTGGCGAGGTGAATCGACGGCCGAGGTCAAGAAGCATCTGCGCGTCGGCGCGATGCTGCGCCGGATGCCGAAGCTCGCGGAGTCGGCCAAGAGGCTGCGCCACCTGTGCGCCAGGCGCCTGCAGGCCATAGAACGGCAGGTCTGCGCCGTCACCGACCCCGGCGCGCTCGCCGAGCTCGACCAACGGATCACGGACTACCTTGAGCCCGCGGCACCCAACGAGGCACTCGTCCAAGCGCCGACCATTACGAAAAACGTCCGCGCCATGGTCATTGAGGTGGACGAGGCGGCGGCCACTAGGCCTGCCGACCTCAGGCAGCGCACGGGCAGCATCAGGCGTGGCGCGGAAGGATTCACGCGGATCAGCTTCAACCTGCCCGATGATGAGGGGTTGGAAGTCCGGAAATACTTCGAGAAGCTGATCCACAGGCTGCGCGCGAAGCGTCGACAAGCAGGCGAAATAACGCTTGCCGACGCCTTGCTGGACACGGTGAGGGAAAATACGCAGGTCACGGTCTTGCACAACCTCATCGAACGCGACGACGTCACCCATCTCAACGGGGCGGGCCCGCTCACGAGCGAGCAGGCCGCGCGCTGGCAGTACGGGGCCACACCGCGCGTGCTGAACCTTCACGCCTCCGCGCCCGGCTATGAGATCCCCGAGGCGATCCGCACGACGGTCGAGCTTCTCGACGGCCACTGCCGCTTCCCCGGCTGCGACGTCGAGGCCGATCTGTGCGAGAAGGACCACTGCGAGGAGTTCAGTCAGGGCGGCGAAACCAGCGTCGACAACCTGTTTTGCCTGTGCAAGTTCCACCACACGATGAAGACGGAGCGCCAGGTTTTCTACCGTGACTTAGGCGACCGCGAGCTCGAGTGGCACTTCCGCAACGGGCACACGATGGTGACGAGGCCGCACGGCCCCGCCGCATCGCGGAGGTTCAGCGGCCGCAGCCTTGCCGACGCTGAAGCGGCGCGCGTCAGGCGCAGGCGGGCCTAG
- the metX gene encoding homoserine O-acetyltransferase MetX, giving the protein MDTTGALSTVNIGDFTTEAGATIENVVIAYQAWGEFRGDNVILIEHALTGDSDAADWWCGVLGPGLALDTDRFCVVCTNVLGGCKGSTGPSTPDRNGVALGSRFPAISIRDQVAAERIFIEKLGIERVHAVIGGSMGGARTLEWALMFPELVDAILVLAVSARASAWQIGIQTAQISAIERDPNWNNGDYYGATPPTDGLAAARRIAHLTYRGELEIDERFGTQAQAGENPLGPYRDSHQRFAVQSYLDYQGVKLTERFDAGSYVALTEALNRHDIGRGRGGLNKALASCMVPAMVAGVDTDILYPYHQQEHLSRNLGNLLAMAKISSPVGHDAFLTEVRQMDRIIRHFLSLAQGGPDEAVEIVL; this is encoded by the coding sequence ATGGATACCACCGGAGCGCTCTCCACGGTCAACATCGGGGACTTCACGACGGAGGCCGGCGCGACGATCGAGAATGTCGTCATCGCCTACCAGGCGTGGGGTGAGTTCCGCGGCGACAACGTCATCCTCATCGAGCACGCGCTCACCGGCGACTCGGACGCGGCCGACTGGTGGTGCGGGGTGCTCGGCCCGGGACTCGCGCTCGACACCGATCGCTTCTGCGTCGTGTGCACGAACGTCCTCGGCGGATGCAAGGGAAGCACGGGACCCAGCACTCCCGATCGCAACGGTGTCGCGCTCGGCTCACGCTTCCCCGCGATCTCGATTCGCGACCAGGTTGCCGCCGAGCGCATCTTCATCGAGAAGCTCGGGATCGAGCGGGTCCACGCCGTCATCGGCGGGTCGATGGGCGGGGCCCGCACGCTCGAGTGGGCGCTCATGTTCCCCGAGCTTGTCGACGCCATCCTGGTGCTCGCCGTGTCCGCCCGCGCGTCGGCGTGGCAGATCGGCATCCAGACGGCGCAGATCTCGGCCATCGAGCGCGATCCGAACTGGAACAACGGCGACTACTATGGCGCGACGCCGCCGACCGACGGCCTCGCCGCCGCCCGCCGCATCGCGCACCTGACCTACCGCGGCGAGCTCGAGATCGACGAGCGCTTCGGCACGCAGGCACAGGCCGGGGAGAACCCGCTGGGACCGTACCGCGACTCCCACCAGCGCTTCGCCGTGCAAAGCTACCTGGACTATCAGGGCGTCAAGCTCACCGAGCGCTTCGACGCGGGGTCGTACGTGGCGCTGACGGAGGCTCTCAACCGCCACGACATCGGTCGTGGCAGGGGTGGACTCAACAAGGCGCTGGCGTCGTGCATGGTGCCGGCGATGGTGGCGGGCGTCGACACGGATATTCTCTACCCCTATCACCAGCAGGAGCACCTGTCGCGTAACCTCGGCAATCTGCTCGCGATGGCCAAGATCTCCTCCCCCGTCGGCCACGACGCCTTCCTCACCGAGGTGCGACAAATGGACCGCATTATACGTCATTTCCTCTCGCTTGCCCAGGGAGGGCCGGACGAGGCTGTGGAAATCGTCTTGTAA